From the Ciona intestinalis chromosome 2, KH, whole genome shotgun sequence genome, one window contains:
- the LOC101242882 gene encoding crystal protein-like, giving the protein MKFKSIFGYTLAILFCGGVIATILSIMMTSESSSEPPVTTATEKTTTLPNEATLPPVEPTTTLPPTEMTTTLPVEVTTAPPAETTTTTPAETTTTTPMETTTTTPAKTTTTTPAGTTTTPPAGTTTVPSTGATTTTPAATTTTTATETTTTTPAKTTTTTPAGTTTTPPAETTTVPSTGATTTAPAATTTTTPTTPAETTTAPSTGTTTTSPGETTTVPTTEVTTVPTTEVTTTQTTGVTTTTASSLAGDFVYVQTTAGKLRGKKTEQGTALFHGVPFSRAPVGDNRWTKPEKPTALPYAEGDYYDATHARAGCPQLCELPSPQYVCPDQIDEDCLHLAVYLPSRLTKVTNTTDGEYFEMIDNIEIANLSVMVFFYGGAFTAGANGVLLYDARFIAEKGDVVVVVPNYRVGPFGFFYQDTGDTDAVLGNFGIWDQIKALEWVQENIQSFGGNKKSVTLFGQSAGAQSIAVHMVNNYSEPLFHGAILESNPFGITYKNKTEAQDIADKFAKHMGCRDEATTAVDALACMKSKTMEETLAALRNFSIVNQINPNSLTQVFEPWAPVLDEDLLNEHPYYTFLKGNNHDKPMIMGFAKDEGMFFILQIFPEKSETLKTYDLLMKLMFGDNYTDVEEHYPPECGKLRNSECDNRNPMDDLVTDYLFTCPSRRVMNADASSNNVWWYMFNQTWSFPEFWENYTKCYDLVCHSAELPYLFDVDKLTDLSFTDEEQVLANNIIKYWSNFAKSGNPNQMSRDSPITSTEYWPTLFETEGHYSALQISTSQLSVLTDYVSNQCDFFDELDLYLKDDFKLGIRPTELRAAIRSEGENINKFKTV; this is encoded by the exons ATGaagtttaaaagtatttttggataTACTTTGGCAATTCTTTTTTGTGGTGGCGTCATTGCTACCATATTATCTATTATGATGACATCAGAATCATCTTCTGAGCCACCGGTTACGACAGCAACCGAAAAAACGACAACTCTTCCAAACGAAGCAACATTGCCACCTGTAGAACCTACTACTACTCTTCCTCCTACGGAAATGACGACAACGCTACCAGTGGAAGTGACGACAGCGCCGCCAGCGGAAACGACGACAACGACACCAGCGGAAACGACGACTACGACACCAATGGAAACGACGACAACGACACCAGCGAAAACGACGACAACTACACCAGCGGGAACGACGACAACGCCACCAGCGGGAACGACGACAGTACCATCAACTGGTGCGACGACAACGACACCAGCGGCAACGACGACAACGACAGCAACGGAAACGACGACAACGACACCAGCGAAAACGACGACAACTACACCAGCGGGAACGACGACAACGCCACCAGCGGAAACGACGACAGTACCATCAACTGGTGCGACGACAACGGCACCAGCGGCAACGACGACAACGACACCAACGACACCAGCGGAAACGACAACAGCACCATCAACTGGTACGACGACAACGTCACCGGGGGAAACGACGACAGTCCCTACAACGGAAGTGACGACAGTACCTACAACGGAAGTGACGACAACCCAGACTACAGGGGTGACAACAACTACCGCATCATCGTTGGCAGGAGATTTTGTTTATGTACAAA CAACTGCGGGTAAATTGAGAGGGAAAAAGACAGAGCAAGGTACAGCATTATTCCATGGTGTCCCGTTCAGCAGGGCACCAGTGGGTGATAACAGGTGGACAAAGCCTGAAAAGCCAACAGCCCTGCCATACGCAGAGGGGGATTACTACGACGCTACACACGCAAGAGCAGGCTGCCCGCAACTCTGTGAACTGCCATCGCCGCAATACGTATGCCCTGACCAG ATTGACGAAGACTGTCTCCACTTAGCGGTCTACCTACCAAGTCGACTCACTAAAGTTACAAATACGACAGATGGTGAATATTTTGAAATGATAGACAACATCGAAATCGCAAACCTATCAGTTATGGTCTTCTTTTACGGCGGAGCGTTTACAGCTGGTGCAAACGGTGTTCTACTATATGATGCGAGGTTTATTGCGGAAAAGGGAGACGTGGTTGTTGTCGTCCCTAACTACCG agTGGGGCCTTTCGGGTTCTTCTATCAAGACACCGGAGATACGGACGCAGTGTTAGGAAACTTCGGTATATGGGATCAAATCAAAGCATTGGAATGGGTGCAAGAAAATATACAGAGTTTTGGTGGAAATAAGAAGTCG GTTACACTGTTCGGCCAAAGTGCAGGCGCACAGAGTATTGCTGTACACATGGTGAACAATTATAGCGAACCTCTATTCCACGGAGCAATACTGGAAAGCAACCCGTTTGGAATCAcgtacaaaaacaaaacagaagcTCAAGATATTGCTGATAAATTCGCCAAACACATGGGCTGCAG agACGAGGCAACTACTGCTGTCGACGCATTAGCATGCATGAAAAGTAAAACGATGGAAGAGACATTGGCCGCACTCAGAAACTTCAGTATTGTGAATCAGATAAACCCAAACTCTTTAACTCAAGTCTTTGAACCGTGGGCTCCCGTGTTGGACGAAGATTTGTTGAATGAACATCCTTACTACACATTTTTAAAG GGCAATAACCACGACAAACCGATGATAATGGGATTCGCAAAAGACGAAGggatgttttttattcttcaaATATTCCCTGAAAAATCTGAAACGTTAAAAACGTACGATCTACTCATGAAATTAATGTTTGGAGATAATTATACAGACGTGGAAGAACACTATCCTCCCGAG tgtGGAAAATTGAGAAACTCAGAATGTGACAACAGAAACCCGATGGACGATTTAGTGACGGACTATCTTTTTACATGCCCGAGCCGCCGAGTAATGAATGCAGATGCTTCTTCCAATAACGTGTGGTGGTACATGTTCAATCAGACTTGGTCTTTTCCG GAGTTCTGGGAAAACTACACCAAGTGCTACGACCTCGTGTGCCATTCTGCTGAACTGCCTTACTTATTTGACGTGGACAAACTAACTGATTTATCCTTTACCGATGAGGAACAAGTACTTGCGAACAACATCATTAAGTACTGGAGCAACTTTGCTAAATCCGGGAACCCGAACCAAATGAGTAGGGATTCCCCTATCACG AGCACAGAATACTGGCCAACCCTGTTCGAAACTGAAGGCCACTACAGCGCGCTCCAAATCAGCACATCTCAACTTTCAGTGTTGACCGACTACGTTTCAAACCaatgtgatttttttgatgaGTTGGACTTATATTTGAAGGACGACTTCAAGTTGGGTATTCGTCCAACTGAGCTACGAGCTGCTATTCGATCAGAGGGCGAAAATATCAACAAGttcaaaactgtttaa
- the LOC100177500 gene encoding uncharacterized protein LOC100177500: protein MKLLLLFILCFPNYLQAALVDPTPKFMQDVDVSYNPAFCSILENTDQISSNGATVKDIGVSSFTGAVSVSDHVLSINGVQEYLDTESFSLDTLTDQLHWPNEVSQVPDGLFNNRVWAVASGFFLPGKDDGSIALMDVSDKSNTAPVIISNQAEGEKWFYHRVLWMDMNKDGHLDAVTARAYGTGAAAEASQLVWFENPGFKYLTPLWQLHVLHEGSEDVAFRIHYMTLPGGSTAPVIISAGFWSFELGLTWSATGDWEDASSIRHMAVDNYGWYFDLQIVDVNMDGRLDVLCTTWSQLGSPGALLAYEIPDDWQNESWTRHVLQTGYKDFPIPGSGSPGSATAFWPLASMESAGVKPYVMVTGDDDGQAYVVTANSEDPDDWTYSSVTIYSDGRGTVGAIAVGDVDGDGASEVFLPLYEKRSVRVMTYLQ from the exons ATGaagttgttgctgttgttcaTCTTATGTTTTCCTAATTATCTGCAAGCGGCGCTGGTGGACCCAACACCCAAGTTTATGCAGGATGTTGACGTGAGTTATAACCCAGCGTTCTGCAGCATACTGGAGAATACAGACCAGATCAGTTCAAATGGAGCTACAGTTAAAGATATTGGTGTTTCTTCATTCACTGGGGCGGT GTCGGTGAGTGACCATGTCTTAAGTATTAATGGCGTACAGGAATATTTAGACACAGAGAGCTTTTCTCTTGACACTCTCACTGACCAGTTACATTGGCCAAATGAAGTTTCTCAAGTTCCAG atgGTCTTTTTAACAACCGCGTGTGGGCGGTTGCGAGCGGTTTCTTTCTTCCTGGTAAAGATGACGGTTCTATTGCTTTGATGGACGTTTCCGACAAAAGCAACACAG CGCCAGTGATCATTTCAAATCAAGCGGAGGGTGAGAAGTGGTTTTACCACCGAGTGCTTTGGATGGATATGAACAAGGATGGACATCTGGATGCTGTGACTGCGCGTGCTTATGGAACCGGCG CGGCAGCGGAAGCGTCTCAGTTGGTTTGGTTTGAAAACCCCGGCTTCAAATATCTCACACCTTTATGGCAGCTCCATGTCTTGCACGAAGGATCTGAAGATGTAGCTTTCCGTATTCACTATATGACCTTGCCTGGTGGGAGTACTGCTCCTGTTATCATCAGCGCCGGTTTCTGGAG CTTTGAACTTGGGTTGACGTGGAGCGCGACTGGAGATTGGGAAGACGCGTCATCAATACGTCACATGGCCGTCGATAACTATGGCTGGTACTTTGATCTTCAG ATAGTTGATGTGAACATGGATGGACGGTTGGACGTCCTGTGCACAACATGGAGTCAGTTAGGAAGTCCGGGTGCATTGCTTGCATACGAGATACCAGACGACTGGCAAAACGAGTCATGGACCAG ACATGTTCTTCAAACTGGCTACAAAGACTTTCCTATTCCTGGATCTGGTTCACCAGGTTCTGCAACCGCTTTCTGGCCACTTGCGAGCATGGAATCGGCGGGCGT CAAGCCATATGTTATGGTTACTGGCGACGATGACGGTCAGGCTTACGTGGTAACAGCGAACTCTGAAGATCCTGACGACTGGACTTATTCATCTGTAACA ATATACAGTGATGGGCGGGGTACAGTTGGGGCAATTGCTGTCGGTGACGTAGACGGGGACGGCGCGAGCGAAGTTTTTCTGCCATTGTACGAAAAACGATCTGTTCGTGTAATGACATATCTGCAGTAA
- the LOC113475803 gene encoding uncharacterized protein LOC113475803, which produces MQVFNKDKTGQMKYNLLFWLFYIFGNVAAVHSLQSLSGRQKRAESPGEDYSTAPDVIYVIQRAGVTNSDFAYVKKFIGLAVHSLTSISPGKANSRLAITIFTALAQHPIDYTNCCRGGRSGLQRKINEVSMYSEVVIRKLDRGDHSDLDPNTIDVGYALRAIRSKYLRRNAAKLKPTLIVLVVNFQAPYASFRLLLDAMDEVKACKEEGAWLVTIIVDPMENRQPRLKIKIATRSHIPDESRTKRSSLSRTQESLRRLREFLSRPGPFDAIEEPHYHYELIKKIQSGNESNRNDFLKSLARIQTARITSSELYHNLAETYAEAMASRPEYGFRISRYADLVRPPVAPTIAKLLVKAMSWFGDGEVSATCKNTKHLVAKSIWSPGLFSDGKYPTTLMCEWRIKARAGHKVHLRFDIFNTEETFDQVKVYDAHVADEDQILATFSGDLSGDLPEVTSTEELMMVVFQTDAGHGGQGFRGFWKPVVRFETIDDAEVLYLVDVSASLEGDNLAPVGPWIKLATKFFYYANDSSDTKNFKFVNSKFGLVKFDTTKKILSSMDVDKSREEFYGKLGLLNRTLRSTLIGEALDFSREQQYELLVDPNEQKENKVISSTKQGTVEIPRKVLFIFSDAYSVDDVRPAARRLCQANIIPVLIGIGRVNIRGRDDLISYCGLAFGVEKPVPEVIEELKIHLGIITNDTTLPPLPTKPTLPTRPSTTTTTTTTTTTTTTTTTTTTTTAPKPPPPLPEPRKFSYAGLAGLLIVIGFIESVTLGTLMYYHICLSGGLYPRPTDSDVSVFVPGQDSEEEIKGNSNTSKLSQATKKRRYKYPTVVNSFFTRHSAKSKTDIVKPSSKMTNLNRKCCGASTANF; this is translated from the exons ATGCAGGTATTTAATAAAGACAAAACGGGGCAAATGAAgtataatttgttattttggctgttttatatatttggaaATGTTGCTGCTGTCCATTCTCTGCAAAGCCTATCAG GTCGACAAAAGCGTGCGGAATCACCTGGCGAAGATTACAGTACAGCACCAGATGTAATCTACGTTATACAAAGAGCTGGCGTAAcg AACTCCGATTTCGCCTATGTGAAGAAATTCATTGGACTTGCGGTGCACAGTTTAACAAGCATATCACCTGGAAAGGCAAATAGCAGATTGGCCATTACCATCTTCACCGCTCTGGCCCAACACCCCATTGATTATACTAACTGCTGTAGAGGCGGAAGGTCAGGGCTGCAAAGGAAAATTAATGAAGTTTCGATGTACAGCGAAGTAGTAATCCGAAAGCTGGATAGAGGAGACCATAGTGACCTCGACCCGAATACGATTGACGTCGGCTATGCACTTCGCGCTATAAGAT CGAAATACTTGAGGCGGAATGCCGCAAAGCTGAAACCGACTCTGATTGTTCTGGTTGTTAACTTCCAAGCGCCTTATGCAAGCTTTCGATTACTGCTTGATGCTATGGATGAAGTGAAGGCCTGCAAAGAGGAGGGGGCATGGTTGGTTACAATTATAGTGGATCCAATGGAGAATAG GCAACCAAGACTGAAAATAAAGATAGCCACAAGATCTCATATTCCAGATGAAAGCAGAACAAAAAGAAGTTCGCTTTCAAGAACACAAGAAAGTTTGAGACGACTAAGAGAATTTCTaag TCGTCCGGGACCATTTGACGCGATTGAAGAACCGCATTACCATTACGAACTTATAAAGAAGATTCAGTCAGGAAACGAATCAAACAGAAATGACTTCTTAAAAAGCTTGGCACGAATCCAAACCGCTCGAATAACATCATCTGAATTGTACCACAACCTGGCAGAAACATACGCAGAG GCAATGGCGAGTCGACCGGAATATGGATTTCGGATTTCTCGATATGCAGATCTCGTGCGTCCTCCAGTGGCACCCACAATTGCGAAACTTTTGGTAAAGGCGATGTCATGGTTTGGAG aCGGAGAGGTGAGCGCAACTTGCAAGAATACGAAGCACTTGGTGGCAAAGTCTATTTGGAGCCCAGGTCTTTTCTCCGACGGGAAGTATCCGACCACACTTATGTGTGAGTGGAGAATCAAAGCACGAGCTGGACATAAAGTTCATCTaag GTTCGATATTTTCAACACGGAAGAAACATTTGACCAAGTCAAAGTTTACGACGCTCACGTTGCCGATGAGGATCAAATTCTAGCGACATTCAGCGGGGACCTCTCTGGAGACCTACCCGAAGTTACAAGCACAGAAGAACTAATGATGGTTGTGTTTCAAACCGATGCCGGTCATGGTGGCCAGGGATTCCGTGGTTTTTGGAAACCAGTGGTTCGGTTTGAAACTATAGATG ATGCAGAAGTTTTATACTTAGTCGATGTTTCAGCAAGCTTAGAAGGGGATAATTTGGCACCGGTAGGACCCTGGATAAAACTTGCTACCAAGTTTTTCTATTACGCCAACGATAG TTCTGACACCAAAAACTTCAAATTTGTGAACTCGAAATTTGGTCTGGTGAAGTTTGATACAACGAAAAAGATCCTAAGTAGCATGGACGTTGATAAATCGAGGGAAGAATTTTACGGAAAACTCGGATTACTGAACAGAACGTTAAGGTCGACCCTTATAGGAGAGGCGCTGGATTTTTCAAGGGAACAGCAATACGA GTTGCTGGTAGACCCGAACGAGCAAAaggaaaataaagtaatttcaTCAACGAAGCAAGGAACGGTTGAGATTCCACGTAAGGTTCTCTTCATTTTCAGCGATGCTTATTCTGTAGACGACGTTCGACCTGCTGCAAGACGATTGTGTCAAGCGAACATTATACCAGTGCTGATAGGAATTGGTCGCGTGAACATAAGGGGTCGAGATGACCTTATAAGTTACTGTGGTCTCGCATTTGGAGTAGAAAAACCCGTGCCTGAGGTTATTGAAGAACTAAAG ATCCACCTTGGTATTATTACAAACGACACGACGCTTCCGCCCCTGCCAACCAAACCAACGTTACCAACCAGACCCAGCACAACGACGACcacaacaactacaacaacaactacaacgACCACCacgacaacaacaactactACAG CACCCAAGCCACCTCCACCGCTTCCTGAACCAAGGAAATTCAGCTACGCAGGATTGGCTGGTCTACTAATAGTAATCg GATTTATTGAAAGTGTGACACTTGGAACGCTAATGTATTATCATATTTGCCTGTCTGGTGGCTTGTATCCTCGACCAACGGACTCAGATGTTTCTGTATTTGTACCAGGCCAAGATTCGGAGGAAGag atcAAAGGAAACTCAAACACATCAAAGTTATCTCAAGCAACAAAAAAGAGGCGTTACAAATACCCGACGGTGGTCAACAGTTTCTTTACAAGGCACTCAGCCAAATCTAAGACAGATATCGTTAAGCCTTCATCAAAAATGACAAATCTAAACCGAAAGTGTTGCGGGGCTTCAACGGCAAATTTTTAA